A part of Gemmatimonas groenlandica genomic DNA contains:
- the hisF gene encoding imidazole glycerol phosphate synthase subunit HisF, which produces MLTRRVIVCLDVKGARVVKGVQFEGLRDVGDPVALSERYEREGADEITFLDISASAEERATLLDVARRTAERLFIPLTIGGGVRTSDDVARALRAGADKVSVNSAIVTRPELLTEAADRFGAQCVVASIDAKRDANGVYKVWVKGGREETPLEAVAWAQECVARGAGEILLTSIDRDGARTGYDLTITRAVADAVHVPVIASGGAGVAQHLVDGIVQGGADAVLVAGILHDGVTTVQALKQVMREAGLPVRVTSSGVAA; this is translated from the coding sequence ATGCTGACGCGACGGGTGATCGTGTGCCTCGATGTGAAGGGCGCGCGCGTAGTGAAAGGCGTACAGTTCGAAGGACTGCGCGATGTGGGCGATCCGGTCGCCCTGTCGGAGCGTTACGAACGCGAAGGCGCCGACGAGATCACGTTCCTCGATATCTCGGCCAGCGCCGAAGAGCGCGCCACGTTGCTCGATGTGGCGCGTCGTACCGCCGAACGGCTATTCATTCCGCTCACCATCGGCGGCGGCGTACGCACGTCGGACGACGTGGCGCGGGCGTTGCGAGCCGGCGCCGACAAGGTGTCGGTGAACTCGGCCATCGTGACGCGGCCGGAGCTGCTCACCGAGGCCGCCGATCGGTTCGGCGCGCAGTGCGTGGTGGCCAGCATCGACGCCAAGCGCGATGCCAACGGGGTGTATAAGGTGTGGGTGAAGGGCGGCCGTGAAGAGACGCCGCTCGAGGCGGTAGCGTGGGCGCAGGAGTGCGTGGCGCGCGGGGCCGGTGAGATCCTGCTGACCTCGATCGACCGCGACGGTGCACGGACGGGCTACGACTTGACCATCACGCGCGCCGTAGCCGACGCCGTGCACGTGCCGGTGATCGCTTCGGGCGGCGCCGGAGTTGCGCAGCATCTGGTGGATGGGATCGTGCAGGGCGGTGCCGATGCCGTGCTGGTGGCGGGCATCCTGCACGACGGCGTGACCACCGTACAGGCCCTCAAGCAGGTGATGCGCGAGGCGGGGCTGCCCGTGCGCGTGACCAGCAGCGGCGTGGCCGCATGA
- the hisN gene encoding histidinol-phosphatase encodes MTRITTHAESPAVLLQAAAEVAEYAAAIAMQWYRTDVNVEIKGDGSPVTIADREAERAARAWLAQRFPHDGVFGEELDDERGDAPRRWILDPIDGTKAFVRGVPLWGTLVACCEGDTVIAGAACYPAVQETVAAALGEGCWWNGTRASVSRVESLHRATTLITDDRFLERPHRRAKWHALSSEAAVARTWGDCYGYLLVATGRAEAMIDDIVNPWDAAAMYPLITEAGGRFTDWRGRDTAFGGDVIATNAALGDTIRPFLVEPLDPAAGASV; translated from the coding sequence ATGACGCGCATCACGACGCATGCCGAAAGTCCTGCGGTGTTGCTGCAGGCGGCGGCCGAAGTGGCCGAGTACGCCGCCGCGATCGCGATGCAATGGTATCGCACCGACGTGAACGTCGAGATCAAAGGTGATGGATCGCCGGTGACCATCGCCGATCGCGAAGCGGAACGCGCGGCGCGGGCGTGGCTGGCCCAGCGCTTTCCGCATGACGGCGTCTTCGGCGAGGAGCTCGACGACGAGCGCGGCGATGCACCACGGCGCTGGATTCTCGATCCCATTGATGGGACGAAGGCCTTCGTGCGTGGCGTACCGCTGTGGGGCACGCTCGTGGCCTGCTGCGAGGGCGACACCGTGATCGCCGGCGCGGCCTGTTATCCCGCGGTGCAGGAAACAGTGGCGGCGGCGCTCGGCGAAGGCTGCTGGTGGAACGGAACGCGCGCCTCGGTTTCGCGCGTGGAGAGTCTGCACCGCGCGACCACACTGATCACGGATGATCGCTTTCTCGAGCGCCCACACCGACGCGCGAAATGGCACGCGCTATCGTCGGAGGCGGCCGTCGCGCGTACCTGGGGCGACTGCTACGGATATCTGCTCGTCGCCACGGGCCGCGCCGAAGCCATGATCGACGACATCGTCAATCCGTGGGACGCTGCCGCCATGTACCCGCTGATTACGGAAGCGGGCGGCCGCTTCACCGATTGGCGTGGTCGTGATACCGCGTTCGGTGGCGACGTGATCGCCACGAACGCCGCGCTTGGCGACACTATCCGACCGTTTCTGGTCGAGCCTCTTGATCCCGCTGCTGGAGCATCCGTATGA
- the hisIE gene encoding bifunctional phosphoribosyl-AMP cyclohydrolase/phosphoribosyl-ATP diphosphatase HisIE: MSEPVRAVAFDLDQLDFTKSGGLVTVVTQDASTGAVLMVAHADREALEYSLRTGEMHYRSRSRGLWHKGGTSGNVQRVVSLTADCDADAVLARVAPAGPACHNGTTSCFREEALQADVFATLDATITTRMQTTDGTSTSYTQRLLGDRNLRLKKLGEEAVELATACVDGDIERATEETADLLYHALVALRAVGGSLDGVRAVLSSRAK; the protein is encoded by the coding sequence ATGAGTGAACCCGTGCGCGCTGTCGCCTTCGATCTCGACCAGCTCGACTTCACGAAGAGCGGCGGTCTCGTGACCGTGGTCACGCAGGATGCGTCAACCGGTGCCGTGCTGATGGTGGCGCATGCGGATCGCGAGGCACTCGAGTACTCGCTGCGCACGGGTGAGATGCACTACCGTTCGCGCTCGCGTGGCTTGTGGCACAAGGGCGGCACGAGCGGCAACGTGCAGCGCGTGGTATCACTCACCGCCGACTGCGACGCCGACGCCGTGCTGGCTCGTGTCGCTCCGGCCGGTCCGGCTTGCCACAACGGAACGACCTCGTGCTTTCGCGAAGAGGCGCTGCAGGCCGACGTGTTCGCGACGCTCGACGCCACCATCACGACGCGCATGCAGACGACGGACGGCACGTCCACAAGCTACACGCAGCGACTGCTCGGGGATCGCAACCTTCGCTTGAAGAAACTCGGCGAAGAAGCGGTCGAGTTGGCGACGGCCTGCGTCGACGGCGACATCGAGCGAGCCACGGAAGAAACGGCGGACCTGCTGTATCACGCCCTCGTGGCGCTGCGAGCCGTGGGTGGTTCGCTCGACGGTGTGCGCGCCGTCCTCTCATCCCGGGCAAAGTAG
- a CDS encoding DUF1328 domain-containing protein: MLRWAFGFLIAALIAAAFGFSGIATATFTIAKILAVVFTVLFVITLVMELISGRRSAR; the protein is encoded by the coding sequence GTGTTACGTTGGGCATTCGGGTTCCTGATCGCTGCTTTGATCGCCGCTGCATTTGGATTCAGCGGTATCGCCACGGCAACGTTCACCATTGCGAAGATCCTGGCTGTGGTCTTCACCGTGCTGTTCGTTATCACCCTGGTGATGGAATTGATCTCCGGACGGCGGTCCGCGCGCTGA
- a CDS encoding DUF4397 domain-containing protein, whose amino-acid sequence MRISTKTLLLLSLATGLTACKGENNADKQAVETTTAEGSLASASADAAENRGVSMVRMINALPSAKDASVSADDRAMFSGIGFKTVTPYSELKDNIAKFRLQAGDRDTTIASNNEIMMDGSRYSLVALPEGNGSVRLRVLKDELATDSTKARLRVIHGVNGVGEIDVVMAGMTEPFFDNVNLTSEAGYKNIDPVKTTVTVNVNGNGKQLLKREMDFKAGHSYSVVLTGTTGQRVEAIVIDDQAISNAKMMMLDSLKKAP is encoded by the coding sequence ATGCGCATCTCTACGAAGACGCTTCTGCTCCTGTCGCTCGCGACAGGGCTCACCGCCTGCAAAGGCGAGAATAACGCCGACAAGCAGGCGGTAGAAACGACCACAGCCGAGGGGAGTCTAGCCTCGGCGTCCGCCGATGCCGCCGAGAATCGCGGCGTGTCGATGGTCCGCATGATCAACGCACTGCCGAGCGCCAAGGATGCGTCGGTGAGCGCAGATGATCGCGCCATGTTCAGCGGCATCGGCTTCAAGACCGTGACGCCGTATTCCGAGCTCAAGGACAACATCGCGAAGTTCCGTCTGCAGGCCGGCGACCGCGATACCACGATCGCGTCGAACAACGAGATCATGATGGACGGCTCGCGCTATTCGCTGGTGGCCCTGCCGGAAGGTAATGGCAGTGTGCGCCTGCGCGTGCTGAAGGATGAACTCGCCACCGATAGCACCAAGGCACGCCTGCGCGTGATCCATGGCGTGAATGGCGTCGGCGAGATCGACGTGGTGATGGCCGGCATGACGGAGCCGTTCTTCGACAACGTGAATCTCACGTCGGAAGCGGGCTACAAGAACATCGATCCCGTGAAGACCACGGTGACGGTGAACGTCAACGGTAACGGCAAGCAGCTCCTGAAGCGTGAAATGGACTTCAAGGCTGGACATTCGTATAGCGTCGTGCTCACGGGCACGACCGGGCAGCGCGTCGAAGCGATCGTGATCGATGATCAGGCGATCAGCAACGCCAAGATGATGATGCTGGATTCGCTCAAGAAGGCTCCTTGA
- a CDS encoding SRPBCC family protein, translated as MRTEPDDGGVRTMARGMLDSMERNGSDDRRLGHEITRQGKTDYVNVGATERIASAVAGGFLTMFGLRRRGSVGYGMALLGAEMLYRGASGHCKTYSMLGVSTKEHVEPGVPADVDHERSISVRQSVYVERPREELFAMWRDFSRLPTFMDHLERVDVLSPTHSHWVVAGPAGSKVEWDAEIVDERENEWIAWRTVEPAQVPNNGTVMFCEMSDGGTDVFVTLEAQPPAGRFGDLVARMFGRAPNRQVRQALERFKEMAEGRLTPQRMMTDATIPIPMTPEQTL; from the coding sequence ATGAGAACCGAACCGGACGACGGAGGGGTGCGCACCATGGCACGTGGAATGCTGGATTCGATGGAACGCAACGGATCGGATGATCGCCGCCTGGGCCACGAGATTACTCGGCAGGGCAAGACCGATTACGTGAACGTCGGTGCCACGGAGCGCATCGCCTCCGCAGTCGCGGGTGGGTTTCTCACCATGTTCGGCTTACGCCGACGTGGCTCCGTGGGATACGGCATGGCGCTGTTGGGCGCCGAGATGCTGTACCGCGGGGCGTCAGGGCACTGCAAGACGTATTCGATGCTCGGAGTGAGTACGAAGGAACACGTCGAACCGGGTGTACCGGCCGATGTCGACCATGAGCGTTCGATCAGCGTACGTCAGAGCGTGTACGTGGAACGGCCGCGTGAGGAGTTGTTTGCCATGTGGCGCGACTTCTCCCGGCTGCCGACGTTCATGGATCATCTCGAGCGCGTCGATGTGCTCTCACCCACGCATTCGCATTGGGTGGTGGCGGGACCGGCGGGCTCGAAGGTCGAGTGGGATGCCGAGATCGTCGACGAGCGCGAGAATGAGTGGATCGCGTGGCGCACGGTGGAGCCGGCGCAGGTGCCGAACAACGGCACGGTGATGTTCTGTGAGATGTCGGACGGCGGCACGGATGTCTTCGTGACACTCGAGGCGCAACCGCCTGCCGGACGCTTCGGCGATCTCGTGGCGCGGATGTTCGGTCGCGCACCCAATCGACAGGTTCGTCAGGCGCTCGAACGCTTCAAAGAAATGGCCGAAGGTCGGCTGACGCCCCAGCGCATGATGACGGACGCGACCATCCCGATACCGATGACGCCAGAGCAGACGCTATGA
- a CDS encoding M20/M25/M40 family metallo-hydrolase translates to MRPHLSAAARRRAALLPVLPLLLAGRLAFAQGAEPVDMTAISKIRAEAFEHSQVMTMMSWLTDVHGPRLTGSPITRRAADYTVQQMQSWGLSNPRIEPWGTFGRGWVNEKFYAQVTSPVPFAVIGYPQAWTPGTNGLVKSAIVYVRIDSDADFEKYRGKLAGKVVMLAPMREVAPRFEPLAARRSEADLAKLEAAPLPAPAAMGPRASAPRTAADSAAMRQQEAMRATQATAVRRMAFIADENVAAVIEPGRGDGGTVFTNNGQSRDPKTPYGTPLIVVAIEHYGRMLRTVEKGVPVEMELDVRNRFYDDDLTSFNIIAEIPGTDPKLKDEVVMLGAHFDSWHAGTGATDNAAGSAAMLEAMRVLKASGLKPKRTIRIALWTGEEQGLLGSRAYVRQQFGTRDSLTDAGKKVSVYFNLDNGTGAIRGVFQQGNTEAGPIFKAWMKPFDDKGVKAATLSNTGGTDHLAFDGIGIPGFQFIQDEVEYGTRTHHSNMDTYERVQDADMKLNAAVIASFVYHAANRPALFPRKPAAIAPRS, encoded by the coding sequence ATGCGTCCTCATCTCTCCGCGGCAGCACGACGCCGCGCGGCGTTGCTTCCCGTGTTGCCTCTGCTTCTTGCTGGTCGCCTCGCCTTTGCGCAGGGTGCGGAGCCGGTGGACATGACCGCGATCTCCAAGATCCGCGCCGAAGCCTTTGAGCACTCGCAAGTCATGACCATGATGTCGTGGCTCACCGATGTGCATGGCCCCCGCCTTACGGGCTCGCCGATCACACGGCGCGCCGCCGACTACACCGTACAGCAGATGCAGTCGTGGGGCCTGAGTAACCCGCGTATTGAGCCGTGGGGCACCTTTGGCCGTGGCTGGGTGAACGAGAAGTTCTACGCCCAAGTCACGTCGCCCGTACCGTTTGCGGTGATCGGCTATCCGCAGGCCTGGACGCCGGGTACCAACGGTCTCGTGAAGAGTGCGATCGTGTACGTGCGCATCGATAGCGATGCCGATTTCGAGAAGTACCGCGGCAAGCTGGCCGGCAAGGTCGTGATGCTGGCTCCGATGCGCGAGGTGGCTCCCCGCTTCGAACCGTTGGCCGCGCGTCGCTCCGAGGCCGACCTCGCCAAGCTCGAAGCCGCACCCCTGCCGGCACCGGCCGCGATGGGTCCTCGCGCGTCCGCCCCGCGCACCGCCGCCGACAGCGCCGCGATGCGGCAACAGGAGGCGATGCGCGCCACGCAGGCCACGGCGGTGCGGCGCATGGCATTCATTGCCGATGAGAACGTCGCTGCGGTGATCGAGCCCGGACGTGGCGACGGCGGCACGGTGTTCACCAACAACGGACAGTCGCGCGATCCGAAGACCCCCTACGGTACGCCGCTGATCGTGGTGGCCATCGAGCATTACGGCCGCATGCTGCGAACGGTCGAGAAGGGCGTGCCGGTGGAGATGGAGCTGGACGTTCGCAATCGCTTCTACGATGACGATCTCACGTCGTTCAACATCATTGCCGAGATCCCGGGCACCGATCCGAAGCTCAAGGACGAAGTGGTGATGCTGGGCGCGCACTTCGACTCGTGGCATGCCGGTACCGGCGCCACCGACAACGCCGCGGGTTCAGCGGCCATGCTGGAAGCGATGCGCGTGCTGAAGGCCTCGGGGCTCAAGCCCAAGCGCACGATTCGCATTGCCCTGTGGACGGGCGAAGAGCAGGGGCTGCTCGGCTCGCGCGCCTATGTGCGTCAGCAGTTCGGCACGCGTGACTCGCTCACCGACGCGGGCAAGAAGGTGTCGGTGTACTTCAATCTCGACAATGGCACCGGGGCGATTCGCGGCGTGTTTCAGCAAGGCAACACCGAAGCCGGCCCGATTTTCAAAGCGTGGATGAAGCCGTTCGACGACAAGGGCGTGAAGGCCGCCACACTGTCGAATACCGGCGGCACCGACCACCTGGCCTTCGACGGCATCGGCATTCCCGGCTTCCAGTTCATCCAGGACGAGGTCGAGTACGGTACCCGCACGCATCACTCGAACATGGACACCTACGAGCGCGTGCAGGATGCCGACATGAAACTGAACGCGGCCGTGATCGCGTCATTCGTGTATCACGCGGCGAACCGACCCGCGCTGTTTCCGCGAAAGCCGGCCGCTATCGCACCGCGGTCATAA
- a CDS encoding D-hexose-6-phosphate mutarotase — protein MSGAHEAPSVEVNAPDGAFARVYLDGAHVTSWIPARSQVDRLFVSSEAQYGPGCSIRGGIPVCFPQFGAFGPIGHHGFARLSRWAVVTQEEINGGARVVLRLTDTEASRAVWPFAFRADLSVHVAAAVLTVQLTVTNTDAQPLSFTAALHPYFAVEDALATTVGGLRGCRYRDALRDGAEFDEAGDVLPIEGHIDRVYFATPDVIEMREPNRTLRIEKRGFPETVVWNPGAEGTRTRSDFADGEELHMVCVEAAAVRPPVLLASGEHWVGTQLMTAVR, from the coding sequence GTGAGCGGCGCTCACGAGGCGCCATCGGTCGAGGTGAACGCGCCGGACGGCGCCTTTGCGCGCGTGTATCTCGACGGCGCGCACGTGACCTCGTGGATACCGGCACGGTCGCAGGTCGATCGGCTGTTCGTGAGCAGCGAGGCGCAGTACGGGCCCGGTTGCTCGATCCGCGGTGGCATTCCGGTGTGCTTTCCGCAGTTTGGCGCGTTTGGTCCGATCGGTCATCACGGGTTCGCGCGGCTCAGCCGGTGGGCCGTGGTGACGCAGGAGGAGATCAACGGCGGCGCGCGCGTCGTCCTGCGGCTGACCGATACCGAGGCATCGCGTGCGGTGTGGCCGTTCGCATTTCGGGCCGACCTCTCGGTGCATGTGGCCGCGGCGGTGCTCACGGTGCAGCTCACCGTCACCAATACCGACGCGCAGCCGCTCTCCTTCACGGCGGCGCTCCATCCGTACTTCGCGGTGGAGGACGCCCTCGCCACGACCGTCGGCGGGCTGCGTGGGTGCCGGTATCGCGACGCACTCCGCGACGGCGCTGAATTCGATGAAGCGGGTGACGTGCTGCCGATCGAAGGGCACATCGATCGCGTGTATTTCGCGACGCCCGATGTGATCGAGATGCGCGAGCCGAATCGCACGCTGCGTATCGAAAAGCGCGGATTCCCGGAAACGGTGGTCTGGAATCCCGGCGCGGAAGGCACGCGCACGCGGTCGGACTTTGCCGACGGCGAGGAGCTGCACATGGTGTGCGTGGAGGCCGCCGCGGTGCGCCCTCCGGTGCTCCTCGCCTCAGGCGAACACTGGGTCGGAACGCAGCTTATGACCGCGGTGCGATAG
- a CDS encoding M20/M25/M40 family metallo-hydrolase, whose protein sequence is MRRVAVALSLVASAGVTTAIRAQGTSPYIVTTAAPAGFDRALAQRASLEHLTKLIALNTQNPPGNEMLTARYFDAIFAQIPGVERHVLDAGNGRANFIARLRAVNPTKRPVLIMGHMDVVGADTTKWNTPAFTATIRDEGGVSYLYGRGAIDDKGMLATATAAMQQLATQRASLDRDIIFLATAAEEGGDEVGIDRVIEKHFDLIKDAEFALNEGGRVRVSDGRVMSVNIQTTEKISYNVVATAKGPSGHASVPLPQNVLAALARAVSRVHEWKSPVKLNETTRLYFARLARIEKDPVMKAAMLRVSSPTASKLQIDAAAAILSREPLHNAVLRTGQSLTLMNGGIRSNVIPSEGTATFNVRVLPNDDVRAVVSAFNMVAKESQVTFALTGEPRTSPPVSPVSAALYQAMESSATAMVPNTTVIPFMSTGATDGAALRAKGIPTYGILPMPLPMVDELRMHGDNERVPVPALGWAAEFLYRTLQRVTAK, encoded by the coding sequence GTGCGCCGTGTCGCTGTGGCGCTGTCGCTCGTCGCCAGCGCCGGTGTCACGACGGCGATTCGGGCACAAGGAACGTCGCCCTACATCGTCACGACCGCTGCACCGGCCGGGTTTGATCGTGCGTTGGCCCAGCGGGCCTCGCTCGAGCATCTCACCAAACTCATCGCGCTGAACACGCAGAACCCGCCGGGCAACGAGATGCTCACGGCGCGTTACTTCGATGCGATCTTCGCGCAGATCCCCGGCGTCGAGCGTCACGTGCTCGATGCCGGGAACGGACGGGCCAACTTCATCGCACGATTGCGTGCGGTGAATCCCACCAAGCGTCCGGTGCTCATCATGGGGCACATGGACGTGGTCGGTGCCGACACTACCAAGTGGAATACGCCGGCCTTCACCGCGACGATTCGCGATGAAGGCGGCGTGTCCTACCTGTACGGTCGCGGCGCCATCGATGACAAGGGTATGCTCGCCACGGCCACCGCGGCCATGCAGCAGCTGGCCACGCAGCGCGCGTCGCTCGATCGCGACATCATCTTCCTGGCCACGGCGGCCGAGGAGGGCGGGGATGAGGTGGGCATCGATCGGGTGATCGAGAAGCACTTCGATCTCATCAAGGATGCGGAGTTCGCGCTCAATGAAGGCGGACGTGTGCGGGTGTCGGATGGACGTGTGATGTCAGTGAACATCCAGACCACCGAGAAGATTTCGTACAATGTGGTCGCCACCGCGAAGGGACCGAGCGGCCACGCGTCGGTGCCGCTGCCGCAGAACGTGCTGGCGGCGCTCGCCCGTGCGGTGTCGCGCGTGCACGAGTGGAAGTCGCCGGTGAAGCTCAACGAGACGACGCGACTGTATTTCGCACGCCTCGCGCGGATCGAGAAGGATCCTGTCATGAAGGCGGCGATGCTGCGCGTCTCGTCGCCCACCGCGTCGAAGCTACAGATCGATGCGGCGGCGGCGATCCTGTCGCGCGAGCCGCTGCACAACGCGGTGTTGCGCACCGGCCAGTCGCTCACGTTGATGAACGGCGGCATTCGTTCGAACGTGATTCCGAGCGAAGGCACCGCGACCTTCAACGTGCGTGTGCTCCCCAACGATGATGTCCGCGCCGTGGTCTCGGCGTTCAACATGGTCGCGAAGGAATCGCAGGTCACGTTCGCCCTCACCGGTGAGCCGCGCACCTCGCCACCAGTGTCGCCGGTGTCGGCGGCGCTGTATCAGGCGATGGAGTCGTCTGCCACGGCGATGGTGCCGAACACCACCGTCATTCCCTTTATGAGCACGGGCGCCACCGATGGCGCCGCGCTGCGCGCGAAGGGAATTCCGACGTACGGCATTCTGCCGATGCCGCTGCCCATGGTGGATGAGCTGCGCATGCACGGCGACAACGAGCGGGTGCCGGTGCCGGCGCTAGGGTGGGCTGCCGAGTTTCTCTACCGCACGCTGCAGCGTGTAACCGCGAAGTGA
- a CDS encoding Gfo/Idh/MocA family protein, with the protein MSNPYSRRDFVSDSAKLAFGAMIVPRAVLGGPGYRAPSAKLNIACVGIGGMGMSNMSQMLTENIVAVCDVDFAYVERSLDGRLKPRTGEPSAQNVQLGEAYKSAAKYTDFREMLDKQKDIDAVLIATPDHLHATIALAAMSLGKHVYVQKPLAYSVHEVRLLQKAAAANPKLATQMGNQGHSMEGSHRISEIIKSGILGKIHEVHVWTDRPVRYWAQGIPRPRAANAPAPTNPPNPRPQWNMGTVDNAVRSAMAANDSSMPPGLNWDLYLGPAPEIAYHPAYHPFAWRGWLDFGVGSLGDMGAHLIDQPFTSLGLTYPTSIAASSTPWGGGAQNPATYPMATTVQYDFPKVGKRDALKLYWYDGGLMPPRPAMLPDDVPMNNPGSDGGGGVFIGEKGIMFYETYGNKPRIFPEAIAKKAEQVPVTLPRITVSHEQNWIQASKGEAQSSSPFSQASPLTETMLLGMAALRAGQGRKVIYDSAAMKFTNAPDADQYLTRVYRKGWEL; encoded by the coding sequence ATGTCGAATCCCTACTCCCGTCGTGACTTCGTGTCCGACAGCGCCAAGCTCGCCTTCGGCGCGATGATCGTGCCGCGCGCCGTGCTCGGTGGCCCCGGCTATCGCGCGCCCAGCGCCAAGCTCAACATCGCCTGCGTCGGCATCGGTGGCATGGGTATGAGCAACATGTCGCAGATGCTCACCGAGAACATCGTGGCGGTGTGCGACGTGGACTTCGCGTACGTGGAGCGCTCGCTCGACGGGCGGCTCAAGCCGCGCACCGGCGAGCCATCAGCGCAGAATGTGCAACTGGGCGAGGCCTACAAGAGCGCCGCGAAGTACACGGATTTCCGTGAGATGCTCGACAAGCAGAAGGACATCGATGCGGTGCTGATCGCGACGCCCGATCACCTGCATGCCACCATCGCGCTGGCCGCGATGTCGCTCGGCAAGCATGTGTACGTGCAAAAGCCGCTCGCCTATTCGGTGCATGAAGTGCGATTGCTGCAGAAGGCCGCCGCGGCCAATCCGAAGCTCGCGACGCAGATGGGCAATCAAGGCCACTCGATGGAAGGCTCGCATCGCATCAGCGAGATCATCAAGTCCGGCATTCTCGGCAAGATCCACGAAGTGCACGTGTGGACCGATCGTCCAGTGCGCTACTGGGCGCAGGGCATTCCGCGTCCGCGCGCCGCCAACGCGCCGGCGCCCACGAACCCGCCAAATCCGCGGCCGCAGTGGAACATGGGCACGGTCGACAACGCGGTGCGTTCGGCGATGGCGGCCAACGATTCGTCCATGCCGCCGGGACTGAACTGGGACCTCTACCTTGGTCCCGCCCCGGAGATCGCGTATCACCCGGCGTACCATCCGTTCGCGTGGCGTGGCTGGCTCGACTTCGGTGTCGGCTCGTTGGGCGACATGGGCGCGCATCTCATCGATCAGCCGTTCACGTCGCTCGGCCTCACGTATCCTACCTCGATCGCCGCGTCGTCCACGCCGTGGGGCGGCGGTGCGCAGAATCCGGCCACGTACCCGATGGCCACCACGGTGCAGTACGATTTCCCGAAGGTCGGGAAGCGTGATGCGCTCAAACTCTACTGGTACGACGGTGGCCTCATGCCGCCGCGTCCGGCAATGCTGCCCGACGACGTGCCGATGAACAATCCCGGCAGCGACGGCGGTGGTGGTGTGTTCATCGGCGAGAAGGGCATCATGTTCTACGAGACGTACGGCAACAAGCCGCGCATCTTCCCGGAAGCGATCGCCAAGAAGGCCGAGCAGGTACCGGTCACGCTGCCACGCATCACGGTGTCGCACGAACAGAACTGGATCCAGGCGTCGAAGGGCGAGGCGCAGTCCAGCTCTCCGTTCTCGCAGGCGTCGCCGCTCACCGAAACGATGCTGCTCGGCATGGCTGCGCTTCGTGCGGGCCAGGGCCGCAAAGTGATCTACGACAGCGCCGCGATGAAGTTCACCAATGCGCCCGACGCCGATCAGTATCTCACGCGGGTGTACCGTAAGGGATGGGAGCTGTAG
- a CDS encoding DUF429 domain-containing protein: MTPRAITPGRGVALSVDLAYVDYRDIGVALVTYDNRGSAPESLSARAFDVPLSGRPSVAALASWLREMVETHDVRCLCIDGPLGWRSPDTDSPHCRLSERAVRAPGKTGLPPDGVKPRTYLGFTTFSIALFESFLTSADWALPGDPAAAPTARVVTESFPTAGWRALGLSPLMAKGRASVADVQDAAARLQSRTGITLEHVRTHDQLQAVVGGIAGAWWAAGLRERVQLAGDRPFRLDGSWREGYIMIPA, encoded by the coding sequence GTGACCCCTCGCGCCATCACACCGGGTCGTGGAGTCGCGCTCTCGGTCGATCTGGCGTACGTGGATTACCGCGATATCGGTGTCGCGCTCGTGACGTACGACAATCGCGGTAGCGCACCGGAGTCGCTGTCGGCGCGCGCGTTCGACGTGCCGCTCAGCGGTCGCCCGTCGGTGGCCGCGTTGGCCTCCTGGCTGCGCGAGATGGTCGAGACGCACGACGTGCGCTGCCTGTGCATCGATGGCCCGCTGGGCTGGCGCTCGCCCGATACGGACTCGCCGCACTGCCGGCTCAGCGAGCGCGCGGTGCGCGCCCCCGGTAAAACCGGACTGCCTCCCGACGGCGTGAAGCCACGCACGTACCTCGGCTTCACCACCTTCTCGATCGCGCTGTTCGAGTCGTTCCTGACGTCGGCCGACTGGGCGTTGCCGGGTGATCCCGCGGCCGCGCCGACGGCCCGTGTGGTGACCGAAAGCTTTCCCACGGCTGGCTGGCGTGCGCTGGGACTGTCACCGCTGATGGCCAAGGGACGCGCGTCGGTGGCCGACGTGCAGGACGCCGCCGCCCGGTTGCAGTCGCGAACCGGCATCACGCTCGAGCACGTGCGCACGCACGACCAATTGCAGGCCGTCGTGGGTGGCATCGCCGGTGCCTGGTGGGCCGCCGGACTCCGAGAGCGCGTACAATTGGCCGGAGACCGGCCATTCCGCCTCGACGGAAGCTGGCGCGAGGGATATATCATGATTCCAGCATAG